From one Agathobaculum sp. NTUH-O15-33 genomic stretch:
- the frr gene encoding ribosome recycling factor, translating to MKADMKPYEHKMQKTLDVLAQELAAVRAGRANPGVLNKITIDYYNTPTPLNQVAAVSTPDPRTLSIQPWDASTLKMIEKAIQTSDLGINPQNDGKQIRLSFPPLTEERRKELIKGVAKTGEDAKVALRNVRREGIDKCKAAHKKNEMTEDEMHESEEKLQKLTDKYVKEIDSLVATKSKELAEV from the coding sequence ATGAAAGCTGATATGAAACCTTACGAACACAAAATGCAGAAAACCCTCGATGTGCTGGCGCAGGAGCTGGCCGCGGTGCGCGCTGGCCGCGCCAACCCGGGCGTTCTGAACAAGATTACCATCGACTATTATAACACGCCCACGCCGCTGAATCAGGTGGCCGCGGTATCCACGCCCGATCCCCGCACGCTCTCTATCCAGCCGTGGGACGCTTCCACGCTGAAAATGATCGAAAAAGCGATTCAAACCTCCGATCTGGGCATTAATCCGCAGAACGACGGCAAGCAGATCCGCCTTTCTTTCCCGCCGCTGACCGAGGAGCGCCGCAAGGAGCTCATCAAGGGCGTGGCCAAGACGGGCGAGGACGCCAAGGTTGCGCTGCGCAACGTACGCCGCGAAGGCATCGACAAGTGCAAGGCCGCTCATAAAAAGAACGAAATGACCGAGGACGAAATGCACGAGAGCGAAGAGAAGCTCCAGAAGCTGACCGATAAGTACGTAAAAGAGATCGATAGTCTGGTCGCCACCAAGTCCAAGGAATTGGCAGAAGTATAA
- a CDS encoding isoprenyl transferase, which produces MGLFERKKKAAADRPAPPRHIAVIMDGNGRWAKKRGLPRKAGHKVGAETFRTVATYCKDIGVQYFTVYAFSTENWKRPEEEVSALMDLFRRYLKEAAETMFQRGVAVRVLGDLSPLPEDILRQIEETDRIADTLGPDAATASLCINYGGRDEIKNAVRRIAEEVKAGTLEPGDITEETIGARLYTAHMPDPDLIIRPSGEIRTSNFLLWQSAYAEYYFTDVLWPDFKPSDMDAAIEAYHRRNRRFGGV; this is translated from the coding sequence GTGGGCTTGTTTGAGCGAAAAAAGAAAGCTGCCGCCGATCGTCCGGCGCCGCCGCGCCATATCGCCGTAATCATGGACGGCAACGGCCGCTGGGCGAAAAAACGCGGCCTGCCGCGGAAAGCGGGGCATAAGGTCGGGGCGGAGACCTTCCGCACGGTCGCGACTTACTGCAAGGATATCGGCGTGCAGTACTTCACGGTGTACGCTTTTTCCACTGAAAATTGGAAGCGCCCGGAAGAAGAGGTCTCGGCGCTGATGGACCTGTTCCGCCGTTATCTCAAGGAAGCGGCGGAAACGATGTTCCAGCGCGGCGTGGCCGTGCGCGTGCTGGGCGACCTGTCGCCTCTGCCGGAGGATATCCTGCGGCAGATTGAAGAGACCGACCGCATTGCCGACACGCTCGGGCCGGACGCCGCGACTGCCTCGCTCTGCATCAATTACGGCGGACGGGATGAGATCAAAAACGCCGTGCGCCGCATCGCGGAGGAAGTAAAGGCCGGCACGCTCGAACCGGGCGATATAACGGAGGAAACAATCGGCGCGCGGCTTTACACCGCGCACATGCCCGATCCGGATCTGATCATCCGTCCCTCGGGCGAAATCCGCACCTCCAACTTCCTGCTGTGGCAATCGGCCTATGCGGAGTATTACTTTACCGATGTCCTTTGGCCTGATTTTAAGCCGAGCGACATGGACGCCGCGATCGAGGCGTACCATCGCAGAAACCGCCGGTTCGGCGGCGTATAA
- a CDS encoding phosphatidate cytidylyltransferase — protein MKTRVLFGVVGFVFVLLALYVFPPVVLELIVAALCVLATYEVLGSTGLVRNRLMLMLSCLISFLFAAGHSSLVKFGMQAVVQVLVLSMLLLSFVILLRFHDSMRAGEIAWGFFGALIVPYLMLSLLRIFQMEYHHGPFLVLLPLLAAWGADTCALFTGLFFGKHKLAPVVSPKKTVEGAVGGVIGGALLVMLAAVLMNVFLDLELPIWAGAALGAGGAVLGVLGDLSFSVIKRQTGIKDYGSIFPGHGGVLDRFDSVLFVAPVAEILFRVIW, from the coding sequence ATGAAAACAAGGGTGCTGTTCGGCGTTGTGGGCTTTGTATTCGTCCTGCTCGCGCTGTATGTGTTTCCGCCCGTTGTACTGGAACTGATTGTCGCCGCCCTGTGCGTGCTTGCCACCTATGAGGTGCTCGGTTCGACCGGGCTGGTGCGCAACCGGCTGATGCTGATGCTTAGCTGCCTCATTTCGTTTTTGTTCGCCGCGGGGCATTCCTCGCTCGTGAAATTTGGCATGCAGGCGGTCGTGCAGGTGCTCGTTCTGTCGATGCTGCTGCTTTCGTTTGTTATTTTGCTGCGCTTTCACGACAGCATGCGGGCGGGCGAAATTGCTTGGGGCTTTTTCGGCGCGCTCATTGTGCCGTACCTGATGCTGTCCCTGCTGCGCATTTTCCAGATGGAGTACCACCACGGTCCGTTTCTCGTGCTGCTGCCGCTGCTCGCGGCGTGGGGCGCGGATACGTGCGCGCTGTTTACCGGGCTGTTTTTCGGCAAGCATAAGCTCGCGCCCGTCGTCAGCCCTAAAAAGACGGTGGAGGGCGCGGTAGGCGGCGTAATCGGCGGCGCGCTTCTTGTCATGCTGGCGGCGGTGCTGATGAACGTATTCCTCGATCTTGAGCTGCCGATCTGGGCGGGCGCGGCGCTTGGCGCGGGCGGCGCGGTGCTCGGCGTTTTAGGCGATCTGTCGTTCTCCGTGATCAAGCGGCAGACCGGCATTAAGGATTACGGCAGCATTTTTCCCGGCCACGGCGGGGTGCTCGATCGTTTCGACAGCGTGCTGTTCGTTGCGCCGGTGGCGGAAATTCTGTTCCGCGTGATTTGGTAA
- the rseP gene encoding RIP metalloprotease RseP, translating into MLQIILAILAFGVLVIVHEFGHFITAKRGGVQVNEFWIGMGPTLFSKTYHGTLYCLKLLPFGGACVMEGEDGESESEHSFGKAKLRRRMLIVVAGALMNFIVGFLIVCFVLQPNAPNGGYIISTLEAVQPESTAAGALEPGDTVLKVDGYHILERGDFDTALARGKDSSYEIVVKRDGKRVTLPDVRLERTIDDGAGGKLIGLTFAEQKATLSLRINLAARTSVNYARLVWSSLGQLVTGQVGIDQLSGPVGVAEVMANTAKQSMVYFFHLVAFISINLGVMNLLPLPALDGGRLVFLILEGIRRKPVSPKYEGYVHAAGLMLLLALMVYVTGQDIFRIIFRG; encoded by the coding sequence TTGCTGCAAATTATCCTTGCAATACTAGCGTTTGGCGTGCTCGTCATCGTGCACGAGTTCGGCCATTTCATCACCGCCAAGCGGGGCGGTGTGCAGGTAAACGAGTTCTGGATCGGCATGGGGCCGACGCTGTTTTCCAAAACGTATCATGGCACGTTATACTGCCTGAAGCTGCTGCCCTTCGGCGGCGCATGCGTGATGGAGGGGGAGGACGGCGAAAGCGAAAGCGAGCATTCCTTCGGCAAGGCAAAGCTGCGCCGCCGCATGCTCATTGTCGTTGCGGGCGCGCTGATGAATTTCATCGTCGGCTTTTTGATCGTCTGCTTTGTTTTGCAGCCCAATGCGCCGAATGGCGGTTATATTATCTCTACGCTGGAAGCTGTTCAGCCTGAAAGTACTGCGGCGGGCGCGCTTGAGCCCGGCGACACCGTGCTCAAGGTGGATGGCTACCACATTTTAGAGCGCGGGGATTTCGATACCGCGCTCGCGCGCGGCAAGGATTCCTCGTATGAGATCGTCGTCAAACGGGATGGCAAGCGCGTGACCCTGCCGGATGTTCGTTTGGAACGCACGATCGACGACGGGGCGGGCGGCAAGCTGATCGGCCTGACCTTTGCCGAGCAAAAAGCGACGCTTTCGCTGCGTATCAATTTGGCCGCGCGGACCTCGGTCAATTACGCGCGGCTGGTCTGGTCCAGCCTTGGCCAGCTGGTCACCGGTCAGGTCGGTATCGATCAGCTTTCGGGCCCGGTCGGCGTGGCCGAGGTCATGGCCAACACCGCCAAGCAAAGCATGGTATATTTCTTCCATCTGGTCGCGTTTATCTCGATCAACCTTGGCGTGATGAACCTGCTGCCGCTGCCCGCGCTGGACGGCGGCCGGTTGGTATTTCTGATTCTGGAAGGGATTCGCCGCAAGCCCGTGTCCCCCAAATACGAGGGCTACGTCCATGCGGCCGGGTTGATGCTGCTGCTCGCCTTGATGGTCTACGTCACGGGGCAGGATATTTTCCGCATTATCTTTCGCGGGTAG
- the ispG gene encoding flavodoxin-dependent (E)-4-hydroxy-3-methylbut-2-enyl-diphosphate synthase, whose amino-acid sequence MKQTKQIDVGGVKIGGGAKIAVQSMTNTDTRDVKATLRQIADLNDAGCHIVRCAVPDAEAAEALRAICRESPLPVVADIHFDYRLALAAIESGVHKIRLNPGNIGGADRVHEVVRAAKERGIPIRIGVNSGSVERHILEKHGGPTPDAMVESALYHVKLLNDCNFDDICLSMKSSSVPDTMRAYLLAHEKTDYPLHLGVTEAGTEYMGTVKSAAGIGGLLALGVGDTIRVSLTDDPVREIHAAYSILKAVGRNDDGVNVVSCPTCGRTRIDLIRIAKEVEQRCASVTGKRLKVAVMGCAVNGPGEAREADLGIAGGDGEGLLFRKGEILRKVPQAQLVDALMEEIAKFNEA is encoded by the coding sequence ATGAAACAGACAAAACAGATCGACGTCGGCGGCGTAAAGATCGGCGGCGGCGCCAAGATCGCGGTGCAGTCCATGACCAATACCGACACGCGGGATGTGAAGGCGACGCTTCGCCAAATCGCAGACCTTAACGATGCGGGCTGCCATATCGTCCGCTGTGCCGTGCCGGACGCAGAAGCGGCCGAGGCGCTCCGCGCGATCTGCCGCGAAAGCCCGCTGCCGGTGGTTGCGGATATTCATTTCGACTATCGGTTGGCGCTCGCCGCGATTGAGTCGGGCGTGCACAAAATCCGTTTGAATCCGGGCAATATCGGCGGAGCCGACCGGGTGCACGAGGTCGTGCGCGCGGCGAAGGAGCGGGGGATTCCGATCCGCATCGGCGTCAATTCCGGTTCGGTCGAGCGGCACATCCTTGAAAAGCACGGCGGGCCGACGCCCGACGCCATGGTCGAATCCGCGCTGTACCATGTCAAGCTGCTTAACGACTGCAATTTCGATGATATTTGTCTTTCCATGAAATCCTCCTCCGTGCCGGACACGATGCGGGCCTATCTGCTCGCGCACGAAAAGACGGACTATCCGCTTCATCTGGGCGTGACCGAGGCAGGTACCGAATACATGGGCACGGTCAAATCAGCCGCCGGGATCGGCGGCCTGCTCGCGCTCGGCGTGGGCGATACCATCCGTGTTTCGCTGACCGACGACCCGGTGCGCGAGATTCACGCGGCGTACTCGATTTTAAAGGCCGTGGGCCGTAACGACGACGGCGTAAACGTCGTCTCCTGCCCGACCTGCGGGCGCACACGCATCGATCTGATCCGTATTGCAAAGGAAGTTGAACAGCGCTGCGCTTCGGTCACGGGCAAGCGGCTCAAGGTGGCCGTCATGGGCTGCGCGGTCAACGGTCCGGGCGAAGCGCGCGAGGCCGATCTTGGCATCGCGGGCGGCGACGGCGAAGGCCTGCTGTTCCGCAAGGGCGAGATCCTCCGCAAGGTGCCGCAGGCGCAGTTGGTCGACGCGCTGATGGAAGAAATAGCAAAGTTCAATGAAGCTTGA